In Colletotrichum lupini chromosome 6, complete sequence, a single window of DNA contains:
- a CDS encoding transmembrane amino acid transporter, whose translation MKQYRDTYDRREGDIGHYNDTSRPVVYDDLDPFGHEENHQIKYKTMSWKLVAVLMIAEIVSNGMLSLPSSLAVVGIVPGVILIVFLGIFATYTSWLLVQFKLRHPEVHSMGDAGQILFGRPGRELLAFGTVVFAVFATGGQLLAGQIALATLSDNKLCLMLYTGIFAVPTLLFSFPRTMDQLSWLCIPSVISILVAGIVGMIGAGMHPAPGRQVDVAVPSDFYTAFIAITNPVFAYAGHFMFFILMSEMRRPQEAMKAAYTLQGFATTFYAVFAVVCYVYLGSEVASPAFSSLEPKWAKAAYGIAIPNFLLAGSLYAHTAAKLIFVRIFRKSHHLHSHTAVGWGTWAVLVVLMNGAAFVLAVGVPIFNYLIGIAASLFAAWYTYGIAGAFWLHDNYHDYDGWRQWARKWFQAMLAVLTFAAGGFICVAGTYVTVKGIVEAYESGAVGEPFSC comes from the exons ATGAAACAGTATCGGGACACATACGACAGGCGCGAAGGAGATATTGGACATTACAATGACACCAGCCGACCAGTGGTATACGACGACCTCGACCCTTTTGGCCATGAAGAAAATCATCAG ATCAAGTATAAAACAATGTCATGGAAGCTTGTCGCGGTGCTCATGATAGCCGAAATCGTGAGCAACGGCATGCTATCTCTGCCATCATCCTTGGCGGTCGTCGGCATAGTCCCTGGAGTGATTCTCATCGTCTTTCTCGGCATCTTTGCAACATACACGTCCTGGTTGCTAGTCCAGTTCAAGCTTCGGCATCCAGAAGTCCACTCCATGGGCGACGCAGGCCAGATCCTCTTCGGGCGGCCCGGCCGAGAACTGCTCGCCTTCGGAACCGTCGTCTTCGCCGTCTTCGCGACAGGCGGACAGCTCCTGGCGGGCCAAATCGCGCTTGCAACACTGAGCGACAACAAGCTGTGCCTGATGCTCTACACCGGTATCTTTGCCGTTCCGACTCTGCTCTTCAGCTTCCCGCGGACAATGGACCAGCTCTCCTGGCTCTGCATCCCTTCAGTAATCTCGATCCTCGTAGCCGGCATCGTGGGCATGATCGGGGCGGGCATGCACCCGGCCCCGGGCCGACAAGTAGACGTGGCCGTACCCTCCGACTTTTATACGGCCTTCATCGCCATCACCAATCCCGTCTTCGCGTATGCTGGCCACTTCATGTTCTTCATCCTCATGTCGGAAATGCGGCGGCCGCAGGAGGCGATGAAGGCGGCGTACACCCTCCAGGGCTTCGCGACGACGTTTTACGCCGTCTTCGCGGTGGTGTGCTACGTCTACCTCGGCAGCGAGGTCGCTTCGCCGGCGTTCAGCAGCCTGGAGCCAAAGTGGGCCAAGGCGGCGTACGGGATCGCGATACCCAACTTCTTGCTTGCGGGCTCGCTGTACGCGCACACGGCGGCGAAGTTGATTTTTGTGCGGATTTTCAGAAAGAGCCATCACTTGCATAGTCATACGGCTGTCGGGTGGGGTACGTGGGCGGTTTTGGTTGTGCTCATGAACGGCGCGGCGTTTGTGCTTGCGGTGGGCGTTCCGATTTTCAATTATCTTATTGGCATAGCGGCGAGCTTGTTTGCGGCATGGTATACGTATGGTATCGCGGGTGCATTTTGGCTGCATGATAATTATCACGATTATGATGGATGGAGGCAGTGGGCGCGCAAGTGGTTCCAAGCCATGCTGGCGGTCCTGACGTTTGCTGCTGGTGGCTTCATCTGTGTTGCCGGGACGTATGTCACTGTGAAGGGCATCGTGGAGGCATATGAGTCTGGTGCGGTTGGGGAGCCTTTCAGTTGTTAG
- a CDS encoding CocE/NonD family Hydrolase, with protein MADVELLKAELAKTHRLGKFIKAWDPQVMGVKDAKPRTVTDGHIVSDMDVAIPVRDGTILRGNIYRSRHLEGTKLPAIFNYSVYSKDGATDIAVFPPSAGLDKARITKDYEFEAADPGWWCSRGYIVASIDARGCFQSDGDKSYYSRDVGIDGYDLVEWLAKQSWSNGKVALYGASGYAMVLWLVAAEQPPSLAAIIPIDGMTDMYREMALKGGIPETQFSAVYPYFFNWGKNYVEDTTDGAKTHPFFDEYWQSKIPALSQITAPAYIICGWGDHAIHTRGTLNAWEKIASQAKYLEIHQYQKWEWSVTEESLARQKAFLDHYLLGLSTEIQYWPKVRYTMRERYYTGEWRYSDAFPIPETQYTQYFLTPSFGLSKVSQRAESQTSHDAREGEVAFELPLRNSLEFAGHSKLKLWVEVTDGGDNLDLFITLRKKDKDGNDVYFPWITVVDTGPIGFGWLRASRRELDETASTPWKPVHLHRRDLEPLKAGDVVPVEIEIQPTSCRFRAGERLSLVVSGHDYGKYPPGAPIPRHNSTINKGRHVIHFGGKYDSHLLLPIIPPVKEAYSQKRPLVKMTIACRRIPGWAEDKFLEEYTSVHAAMTKHISDVVPILRNYTQAVALPHCSIPGVPNGGLEPWDAVTTLGWTSLKGLWGSFQAPEYKASAGKHEFADTSAQTGILSQSFAESLFDPILFEQRGTKAALLLVFLAKSQDATYIENDLTSRAASITELGAGTSLMRYVLNREVTPEDTTSFFAGTPFATSDWHTMAAFEQYWFPDRASAAKFLSEKNKLETLFKKLPNSFDAEKSFAVIGDENIVVKKDLEF; from the exons ATGGCTGATGTTGAACTTCTCAAGGCCGAACTAGCAAAGACCCATAGACTGGGAAAGTTCATCAAAG CCTGGGACCCGCAGGTAATGGGCGTCAAGGATGCCAAACCTCGTACCGTCACAGATGGTCACATCGTCTCCGATATGGATGTTGCCATCCCAGTTAGAGACGGCACAATCCTGCGAGGCAACATTTACCGGTCTCGTCACCTGGAGGGCACGAAACTGCCCGCGATCTTCAACTACAGCGTCTACAGCAAAGACGGCGCCACCGACATTGCAGTTTTCCCACCAAGTGCAGGCCTCGACAAAGCTCGCATCACCAAAGACTACGAGTTCGAAGCGGCGGATCCGGGATGGTGGTGTTCTCGCGGGTACATTGTTGCCAGCATAGATGCCAGGGGTTGTTTTCAGTCGGATGGCGACAAGAGTTACTACTCTCGAGATGTCGGAATCGATG GATACGATCTTGTCGAATGGCTTGCAAAGCAGAGTTGGTCAAATGGCAAGGTTGCCTTGTATGGAGCCAGTGGCTATGCAATGGTGCTTTGGCTCGTAGCAGCTGAACAACCTCCATCCCTTGCG GCAATCATTCCAATTGACGGCATGACTGACATGTATCGCGAAATGGCTTTGAAAGGCGGAATTCCCGAAACCCAGTTCAGTGCCGT CTATCCGTACTTCTTCAACTGGGGAAAGAATTACGTCGAGGATACGACGGATGGGGCCAAGACGCACCCATTCTTCGATGAGTACTGGCAAAGCAAGATCCCAGCTCTCTCTCAAATCACAGCCCCGGCATACATCATTTGCGGGTGGGGAGATCATGCTATACACACACGTGGGACACTCAACGCTTGGGAGAAAATTGCTTCTCAGGCCAAGTATCTTGAGATCCATCAATATCAAAA ATGGGAGTGGTCGGTTACTGAAGAGTCGCTGGCCCGCCAGAAGGCTTTCCTCGATCATTATCTGCTCGGGCTATCGACAGAGATTCAGTACTGGCCCAAAGTTCGTTACACCATGAGGGAGCGCTACTACACTGGGGAGTGGCGATACAGTGACGCATTCCCAATTCCAGAAACCCAGTATACGCAGTACTTCCTGACCCCAAGCTTTGGCTTGAGCAAGGTTTCTCAGCGCGCGGAGAGCCAAACATCACACGATGCGAGAGAGGGTGAAGTTGCCTTCGAGCTTCCTCTTCGAAACTCCCTTGAGTTTGCAGGCCATTCCAAGCTCAAACTCTGGGTCGAAGTGACTGATGGTGGCGACAACCTGGATCTTTTCATAACTTTGCGAAAGAAGGATAAAGATGGAAATGATGTGTACTTCCCATGGATCACAGTTGTCGATACCGGCCCCATTGGTTTCGGTTGGCTTCGAGCCTCTCGACGCGAGTTGGATGAGACAGCCTCGACCCCGTGGAAACCAGTTCATCTCCATCGAAGAGATCTGGAGCCTCTCAAAGCCGGAGATGTGGTGCCTGTGGAGATTGAGATACAGCCCACGAGCTGTCGATTCCGGGCGGGAGAGCGACTTAGCCTCGTAGTCTCTGGACACGACTACGGCAAGTACCCGCCAGGTGCTCCTATCCCCAGGCATAATTCCACAATCAACAAAGGACGCCATGTCATCCATTTTGGCGGGAAATACGACTCGCATCTGTTGTTGCCCATTATACCACCGGTCAAGGAAGCGTATAGCCAAAAGAGGCCCCTCGTCAAGATGACCATTGCATGTAGACGGATCCCCGGTTGGGCGGAAGATAAGTTTCTTGAGGAATACACAAGTGTCCATGCTGCAATGACGAAGCATATCTCTGACGTGGTTCCCATCCTCCGGAACTACACTCAGGCCGTTGCACTCCCTCACTGCAGTATTCCAGGCGTTCCGAACGGGGGTCTAGAACCTTGGGATGCGGTGACGACGCTAGGGTGGACATCATTGAAAGGTCTATGGGGCTCATTCCAAGCTCCCGAGTACAAAGCTTCTGCTGGTAAACACGAATTCGCAGACACTTCAGCACAGACAGGCATCCTCAGTCAAAGTTTTGCGGAGAGTCTGTTTGACCCTATCCTCTTTGAGCAGCGTGGAACCAAAGCAGCATTGCTGCTGGTCTTCCTAGCGAAGTCTCAAGACGCAACCTACATCGAAAACGACCTTACTAGTCGAGCAGCGTCCATCACAGAACTCGGAGCCGGTACATCTTTGATGAGATATGTCCTCAACCGGGAAGTCACCCCCGAGGATACTACCAGTTTTTTCGCCGGAACGCCTTTTGCCACTTCCGACTGGCACACGATGGCTGCCTTCGAGCAGTACTGGTTCCCAGACCGAGCCTCCGCGGCAAAATTCCTAAGCGAGAAGAACAAGCTAGAAACTCTTTTCAAGAAGTTGCCAAATTCTTTTGACGCAGAGAAGTCTTTTGCGGTGATCGGAGATGAGAATATCGTGGTGAAGAAGGATTTGGAGTTCTAG
- a CDS encoding glycosyl hydrolase family 2, which yields MRFTRSFLSSAAAVLSFAVAANAQNATTTAGGSAPTAGTAEPYQLQTPPLDTDWTAKVGTKPWPEHPRPQLRRENWLNLNGLWTYRAASSDDDVNHPPTSAVLDREILIPSCIESGLSGIQELGVTHFWLATTFQVPSGWGNQSVILNFEAVDYEATVFINGQKVGFHRGGYFRYTVDATPHLNAGGDNTLLVFVFDPTDADGYVIPIGKQTRTPSHIFYRSCSGIWQTVWLESTPSTYITKLDLSADHNGNVNALVHSSSNTSSEVSIAILDTDGNTVGTGTGNSGTAFNFTVPSPNAWSPTNPNLYNITLKMGSDEVFSYTGFRTISHGIVDGINRPLLNGEFIFMFGTLDQGYWPDGLHTPPSVEAMTYDLKVLKNIGMNMVRKHIKVEPDLFYHACDTLGLLVIQDMPSLTANSARLPNADQQAEFERQLQLMIEEHKSYTSIVTWTIYNEGWGQLRTPPYPEAKLVDVVRGIDPTRLINANSGWFDHGSGDYADNHHYANPQCGTPFYSLASPPYDNRRIGFQGEFGGIGHNVSIEHLWNVQQAIDSINATYEINENLEAYNYRGRVLLREFREQVEMYACSGGVWTQTTDVEGEVNGLVTYDRRVLRPDLAQWQVDIKALFDAAKARSGPVNGTM from the exons ATGCGTTTCACGCGCTCATTTCTTTCATCCGCAGCGGCGGTGCTGTCattcgccgtcgccgccaacGCGCAAAACGCGACGACGACGGCCGGAGGCTCAGCGCCAACGGCCGGGACCGCGGAACCATACCAGCTACAGACCCCGCCTCTCGACACAGACTGGACAGCCAAGGTCGGAACGAAGCCATGGCCGGAACACCCGCGCCCGCAGCTTCGCAGAGAGAATTGGCTCAATCTGAACGGCCTATGGACCTACAGGGCCGCCAGCAGTGACGACGACGTCAACCACCCGCCCACCAGCGCCGTGCTTGATCGCGAGATCCTCATTCCCTCATGCATTGAGAGCGGACTGTCCGGGATTCAGGAGCTCGGCGTCACTCACTTCTGGCTGGCGACAACGTTCCAGGTGCCCAGCGGCTGGGGAAACCAATCGGTGATCCTCAACTTTGAAGCTGTCGACTACGAGGCGACCGTGTTCATCAATGGACAAAAGGTTGGTTTCCACCGTGGAGGATACTTCCGCTACACGGTTGATGCGACACCTCACCTCAATGCTGGAGGAGACAACACTTT GCTGGTGTTTGTCTTTGATCCCACCGACGCGGATGGGTACGTCATCCCAATTGGCAAGCAGACGAGGACTCCTTCGCACATCTTCTACCGGTCATGCTCTGGTATCTGGCAGACGGTTTGGCTGGAAAGCACGCCGTCGACCTACATCACCAAGCTAGATCTCTCGGCTGACCACAACGGAAATG TGAATGCGCTTGTTCACAGCTCCTCCAACACCTCATCGGAGGTTTCCATTGCGATTCTCGACACAGACGGTAACACGGTAGGAACAGGCACCGGCAACTCTGGAACAGCATTCAACTTCACCGTGCCATCCCCGAATGCTTGGTCTCCGACAAACCCCAATCTGTACAACATCACCTTGAAGATGGGTAGCGATGAGGTCTTCAGCTACACTGGCTTCCGCACCATCTCACATGGTATCGTGGACGGCATCAACCGCCCACTGCTGAACGGAGAGTTCATCTTCATGTTTGGAACCCTCGACCAGGGCTACTGGCCTGATGGACTTCACACTCCACCAAGTGTAGAGGCAATGACGTATGACCTGAAGGTTCTCAAGAACATTGGAATGAACATGGTTCGCAAGCAC ATCAAGGTGGAGCCGGATCTGTTCTACCACGCCTGTGACACCCTCGGTCTGCTTGTCATCCAGGATATGCCAAGTCTGACAGCCAACTCGGCTCGTCTCCCCAACGCCGACCAACAAGCCGAGTTTGAGCGTCAGCTTCAGCTCATGATCGAAGAGCACAAGAGCTACACAAGCATTGTCACTTGGACCATCTACAATGAAGGTTGGGGTCAACTTAGAACACCACCCTACCCGGAAGCCAAACTGGTTGACGTCGTTCGCGGGATTGACCCCACGAGGCTCATCAACGCAAACAGCGGCTGGTTTGACCATGGATCTGGTGACTACGCTGATAACCACCACTACGCTAACCCTCAATGTGGTACACCGTTCTACTCTCTCGCGTCGCCTCCCTACGATAACAGGCGCATCGGATTCCAGGGCGAGTTTGGTGGCATCGGACATAACGTCTCGATTGAGCA TCTCTGGAACGTTCAGCAGGCAATCGACTCGATCAATGCCACTTACGAAATCAACGAAAACCTTGAAGCGTACAACTACCGCGGGCGCGTCCTGCTGAGAGAGTTCCGCGAGCAGGTCGAGATGTACGCCTGCAGCGGCGGTGTCTGGACACAGACGACCGATGTGGAGGGCGAAGTCAACGGTCTCGTCACCTACGATCGCCGCGTTCTCCGACCCGATCTCGCGCAATGGCAGGTCGACATCAAGGCTCTCTTTGACGCTGCGAAGGCCCGAAGCGGTCCCGTCAATGGTACAATGTAA
- a CDS encoding crisp-1 produces MAPLSLFFSSLLFSVALGAPAASSSSNLGRDLSLVQSFKHKITVDPSGVTKNWTGNNVCNFDGFSCAKNPNTGNNALSGIDLNGFGLEGKGLVLDGFLDKLTDLTFFHANSNGFTGSLPKDLSALKWLWEIDVSNNKLSGPFPTGVFDLNLTFLDLRFNEFSGPIPKEAFNLDLDVLFLNDNKFSGSIPSNVGSSPVIYLTLANNKLNGSIPKSIGNMKNVQEILLLGNDLSGSLPKDYNIKNLTVFDASDNKLSGSVPEGLCKLDTLGVLNLTSNNFSGTLGPACTALLKNHVLDVTNNCIQGVKGQKPASQCNH; encoded by the coding sequence ATGGCTCCTCTTTCGCTCTTTTTCTCGTCGCTCCTTTTCTCCGTTGCGCTCGGTGCGCCCGCCGCCTCCAGTAGCTCAAACCTGGGGAGAGATCTTTCTCTCGTTCAATCTTTCAAGCACAAGATAACCGTCGACCCGTCAGGAGTCACCAAGAACTGGACCGGAAACAATGTCTGCAACTTCGACGGCTTCAGCTGTGCCAAGAACCCCAACACCGGAAACAACGCCCTGTCAGGGATCGATCTCAATGGATTCGGACTTGAGGGCAAGGGCCTGGTCCTCGATGGCTTCCTCGACAAGCTGACCGACCTCACCTTCTTCCACGCCAACAGCAACGGCTTCACGGGATCGCTTCCCAAGGACCTTTCGGCTCTCAAGTGGCTGTGGGAAATTGACGTCAGCAACAACAAGCTTTCCGGACCTTTCCCAACTGGTGTCTTCGACCTCAACTTGACTTTCCTCGATCTGCGTTTCAACGAGTTCTCCGGTCCCATCCCGAAGGAGGCTTTCAACCTCGACCTCGATGTCCTTTTCTTGAACGACAACAAGTTCTCGGGCAGCATTCCTAGCAACGTTGGCTCTTCCCCTGTCATCTACTTGACGTTGGCCAACAACAAGCTCAACGGATCCATTCCTAAGAGCATTGGAAACATGAAGAACGTTCAGGAGATTCTTCTGCTGGGCAACGATTTGTCCGGATCGCTTCCTAAAGACTACAACATCAAGAACCTTACCGTCTTTGACGCTAGCGATAACAAGTTGTCCGGATCGGTTCCCGAGGGACTGTGCAAGCTCGACACTCTGGGAGTCTTGAACCTCACCAGCAACAACTTCAGCGGAACTCTGGGACCGGCCTGCACTGCTCTGCTGAAGAACCACGTTCTTGATGTCACCAACAACTGCATTCAGGGTGTTAAGGGCCAGAAGCCCGCCAGCCAGTGCAACCACTAA